From the genome of Halobellus litoreus, one region includes:
- the artA gene encoding archaeosortase A, which produces MPGLLSDALAWVVILTFAVGALSIDRNERFARYATVAAWIGFAVFWLQLVPHFAFVHKSYVEGILSVAAVPASLYTGYLLWGGRDSLFVLSRAVAAMGLIYLPFETIPAFTLLGLAVPAPRGVLMETVADQTAFLVNALGYHPEMIVGDQGFHNTFLFFDGDHRLTVEVVLACTGLGSIAIFAGLISAVKAPLRRKLRAMAVAVPIIYALNLLRTTFITITFGKQYMQWFVDEILLLFGSSDPYMVSFFISDRIISQLLAVVVLIGITYLVVRELPELLTIIEDVLFLVTGDEYDLEAELGLNRPGA; this is translated from the coding sequence ATGCCCGGCTTGCTCTCCGACGCACTCGCGTGGGTCGTCATCCTGACGTTCGCCGTCGGAGCGCTCTCGATCGACCGAAACGAGCGGTTCGCGCGCTACGCCACGGTCGCCGCGTGGATCGGCTTCGCCGTCTTCTGGTTGCAACTGGTCCCGCACTTCGCGTTCGTCCACAAGAGCTACGTCGAGGGGATCCTCTCTGTCGCCGCCGTCCCGGCCTCACTGTACACCGGCTATCTGCTGTGGGGCGGCCGCGACTCGCTGTTCGTCCTCTCGCGAGCGGTCGCCGCGATGGGGCTGATCTACCTCCCCTTCGAGACGATTCCGGCGTTCACGCTCCTGGGCCTCGCCGTTCCCGCGCCCCGCGGCGTGCTGATGGAGACCGTCGCCGACCAGACGGCGTTCCTGGTGAACGCCCTGGGCTACCACCCGGAGATGATCGTCGGCGACCAGGGGTTCCACAACACCTTCCTCTTCTTCGACGGCGATCACCGCCTGACCGTCGAGGTCGTCCTCGCGTGCACGGGGCTGGGGAGCATCGCCATCTTCGCCGGACTGATCAGCGCCGTGAAAGCGCCGCTCCGCCGGAAGCTCCGCGCGATGGCGGTCGCGGTGCCGATCATCTACGCCCTGAACCTCCTGCGGACGACGTTCATCACGATCACGTTCGGCAAGCAGTACATGCAGTGGTTCGTCGACGAGATTCTCCTGCTGTTCGGCTCCTCGGACCCCTACATGGTCTCGTTTTTCATCTCGGATCGGATCATCAGCCAACTGCTCGCGGTCGTGGTCCTCATCGGGATCACCTACCTCGTGGTCCGCGAACTGCCGGAGCTGCTGACGATCATCGAGGACGTGCTCTTCCTGGTGACCGGGGACGAGTACGACCTCGAAGCCGAACTCGGCCTGAACCGGCCGGGTGCCTGA
- a CDS encoding cytochrome c oxidase subunit 3 — translation MGTEEAHDDHGHHLPAVEDWPRGFGEASWWPFVTALGAAGVYVAAALYILGRGDGAIVSPIAGPAALVATIGIFLVGLYGWVYHAFVIKFWERDADAKSANKLRWGMLAFLGSELATFGALFGYYFYIRAGDWGSIFVGVPNLTTSLVIGNTLILILSSITLHYAHVAIRNDDRTKFIGGLAVTLLLGVIFIGGQIYEYYEFIIHEGFTLTSGFFASAFFGLTGLHGLHVSLGAVLIGIVFVRALLGQYSAERHVSVSTASMYWHFVDVVWVFLVVVLYVGAEVGA, via the coding sequence ATGGGTACCGAAGAAGCACACGACGACCACGGACACCACCTTCCGGCCGTGGAGGACTGGCCCCGTGGGTTCGGTGAGGCGAGTTGGTGGCCGTTCGTCACCGCACTCGGTGCAGCGGGCGTCTACGTCGCGGCCGCGCTGTACATCCTCGGACGTGGCGACGGGGCGATCGTCAGCCCGATCGCCGGGCCGGCCGCGCTCGTGGCCACGATCGGAATCTTTCTGGTTGGACTGTACGGCTGGGTGTATCACGCCTTCGTAATCAAGTTCTGGGAGCGCGACGCCGACGCCAAGAGCGCGAACAAGCTCCGCTGGGGGATGCTCGCGTTCCTCGGATCCGAGCTCGCGACGTTCGGCGCACTGTTCGGTTATTACTTCTACATCCGCGCCGGCGACTGGGGCTCGATCTTCGTGGGAGTGCCGAACCTGACGACCTCGCTCGTCATCGGCAACACGCTCATCCTGATCCTCTCGTCGATCACGCTCCACTACGCACACGTGGCGATCCGGAACGACGACCGCACGAAGTTCATCGGCGGCCTCGCCGTGACGCTCCTCCTCGGCGTGATCTTCATCGGCGGACAGATCTACGAGTACTACGAGTTCATCATCCACGAGGGCTTCACGCTGACGTCGGGCTTCTTTGCCTCGGCGTTCTTCGGCCTCACCGGGCTCCACGGGCTCCACGTCAGCCTCGGTGCGGTGCTCATCGGGATCGTCTTCGTCCGGGCGCTGCTCGGGCAGTACTCCGCCGAACGGCACGTCTCCGTCAGCACAGCGTCGATGTACTGGCACTTCGTCGACGTCGTCTGGGTGTTCCTCGTCGTCGTGCTGTACGTCGGCGCGGAAGTCGGCGCGTAA
- a CDS encoding DUF4260 domain-containing protein — protein MHPHSFLRLEGLTVLCAALVGYVALGGPIWLLALLALAPDVAMLGYLAGPRIGSLSYNVAHTYALPLSLGAVGLWLGVDVAVLVALVWAGHIGADRLVGYGLKFDSGFSDTHLSPQSAVDPVTAGK, from the coding sequence ATGCATCCTCATTCGTTTCTTCGGCTCGAAGGGTTGACCGTCCTCTGTGCTGCCCTCGTCGGCTACGTCGCGCTCGGCGGGCCGATCTGGCTCCTCGCGCTCCTCGCGCTCGCCCCCGACGTCGCGATGCTCGGCTACCTGGCCGGCCCGCGAATCGGCAGCCTCTCCTACAACGTTGCCCACACTTACGCGCTCCCGCTCAGCCTCGGCGCGGTCGGTCTCTGGCTCGGGGTCGATGTCGCGGTTCTGGTCGCACTCGTCTGGGCGGGGCACATCGGCGCGGATCGACTCGTCGGGTACGGTCTCAAGTTCGACTCCGGGTTCAGCGACACTCACCTGTCCCCGCAGTCGGCCGTCGACCCGGTCACCGCGGGCAAGTAG
- a CDS encoding DUF7520 family protein, which translates to MSERDSPDVEEGQRRGDVPSDAGSERRPRAGYAGPRLVVGLYLILVLVTATAGFLIATFVEGLEPPRFLFLVPFPATPLGFAAYGGLTLAIVLGIPLALVVYVSGRIDDDA; encoded by the coding sequence GTGAGCGAGCGAGACTCCCCGGACGTCGAGGAAGGCCAGCGGCGCGGCGACGTTCCGAGCGACGCCGGCTCCGAACGGCGACCGCGCGCCGGCTATGCCGGTCCCCGGCTCGTCGTCGGGCTGTACCTGATACTCGTCCTCGTCACCGCGACCGCCGGGTTCCTGATCGCCACGTTCGTCGAGGGGCTCGAACCCCCGCGCTTTCTCTTCCTCGTCCCGTTCCCCGCGACCCCGCTCGGATTCGCGGCCTACGGTGGGCTGACGCTCGCCATCGTGCTCGGGATTCCGCTCGCGCTCGTGGTCTACGTGTCGGGCCGGATCGACGACGACGCCTGA
- a CDS encoding VOC family protein, with product MSGVLDHVMVRVEDLEESLEWYTTHLNYEEKGRWEADTFTNVYLGPEEMHEEGAMLELTYNHDDRTYEMGDAWGHIAVRVPEGELESHYEQLMDEGVEDYRDPESCGGRYAFVTDPDGHEVEIVQRDPDLPTWSLDHTMIRVEDADEAIGFWTRKFEYEQPRRWESDTFANYFMKPEGASDAAMTVELTYNYDGRSYTMGDAWGHLCVRADDLHDYWETLLERGAEDYRDPASCDDRYAFTTDQDGHEIEILEP from the coding sequence ATGTCCGGAGTACTCGATCACGTAATGGTGCGCGTCGAAGACCTCGAAGAATCGCTTGAGTGGTACACGACGCATCTGAACTACGAGGAGAAGGGCCGCTGGGAGGCCGACACCTTCACCAACGTCTACCTCGGCCCCGAGGAGATGCACGAGGAGGGCGCGATGCTCGAACTCACGTACAACCACGACGACCGGACCTACGAGATGGGCGACGCCTGGGGCCACATCGCCGTCCGCGTCCCCGAGGGCGAACTCGAATCCCACTACGAGCAGTTGATGGACGAGGGCGTCGAGGACTACCGCGACCCAGAGTCCTGCGGCGGTCGCTACGCGTTCGTGACGGACCCCGACGGCCACGAGGTCGAGATCGTCCAGCGCGACCCCGACCTGCCGACGTGGAGCCTCGATCACACGATGATCCGCGTCGAGGACGCCGACGAGGCGATCGGCTTCTGGACCCGGAAGTTCGAGTACGAGCAGCCCCGTCGCTGGGAGTCCGACACGTTCGCGAACTACTTTATGAAGCCCGAGGGCGCCTCGGACGCCGCGATGACCGTCGAACTCACGTACAACTACGACGGCCGCTCGTACACGATGGGCGACGCCTGGGGGCACCTCTGCGTGCGCGCCGACGACCTCCACGACTACTGGGAGACGCTGCTGGAACGCGGCGCCGAGGACTACCGCGACCCGGCCTCCTGTGACGACCGGTACGCGTTCACGACGGACCAGGACGGCCACGAGATCGAGATCCTGGAACCCTGA
- a CDS encoding DUF7541 family protein → MDAEPGLSEQYRMASPWPVFIALGIPIAELGILFGLLPLAVGGLLLFGGSVAGMATESGYARTPWRGLIGVSAPLAVLGLAFMFTRIGLPNRGLAIVAAAAILVAAGVAGTLFSPTREPSY, encoded by the coding sequence ATGGACGCAGAACCGGGGCTCTCGGAGCAGTATCGAATGGCGAGTCCGTGGCCGGTGTTCATCGCACTCGGCATCCCGATCGCCGAACTCGGCATCCTCTTCGGCCTGCTCCCGCTCGCGGTCGGGGGGCTCCTCCTCTTCGGCGGGAGCGTCGCCGGGATGGCCACGGAGTCGGGCTACGCCCGGACGCCGTGGCGCGGGCTGATCGGCGTTTCCGCGCCGCTCGCGGTGCTCGGGCTGGCGTTTATGTTCACCCGCATCGGGCTCCCGAACCGCGGGCTGGCGATCGTCGCGGCGGCCGCGATCCTCGTCGCTGCCGGCGTCGCCGGCACGCTGTTCAGCCCTACCCGAGAGCCGTCTTACTGA
- a CDS encoding DUF998 domain-containing protein, giving the protein MTAGDSPAARLAGPAGAVFTSSTILAATFLSPTFSWTESALSDLGVAADPLVALLFNGGLVGGAAVGLAYALALHPHSSPLGVGYALSLLAMALVGVFPAGTEPHFPAAIAFFLLATATVTLDGWRRRASPTGRVSLLLAAGHVAGWILWSYGIRPGDGFALPELGGVVMFGAWLLVLAPPSQSWWRRDRR; this is encoded by the coding sequence ATGACAGCCGGAGACTCGCCCGCCGCGCGCCTCGCCGGACCGGCCGGAGCGGTCTTCACGAGTTCGACTATTCTGGCAGCGACGTTTCTCTCGCCGACCTTCTCGTGGACCGAGAGCGCTCTCTCTGACCTCGGGGTCGCCGCCGACCCGCTCGTCGCGCTGCTTTTCAACGGCGGCCTCGTCGGCGGCGCGGCGGTCGGGCTCGCGTACGCGCTCGCGCTTCACCCGCATTCGTCCCCTCTCGGCGTCGGCTACGCGCTCTCGCTGCTCGCGATGGCGCTCGTCGGCGTCTTTCCGGCCGGGACGGAGCCGCACTTCCCCGCCGCGATCGCCTTCTTCCTGCTCGCGACGGCGACGGTGACACTCGACGGCTGGCGGCGGCGCGCGTCTCCGACCGGTCGCGTGAGCCTTCTGCTCGCGGCTGGTCACGTCGCCGGATGGATACTGTGGTCGTACGGGATCCGCCCCGGCGACGGCTTCGCCCTGCCGGAACTCGGCGGCGTCGTGATGTTCGGCGCGTGGCTGCTGGTGCTCGCGCCGCCTTCACAGTCGTGGTGGCGTCGCGATCGTCGGTGA
- a CDS encoding Single-stranded DNA binding protein — protein sequence MDVDEHAEELASALGVDKAEVRSDLENLLSYSVPIDEAKQSIRRKHGGDGGDATPTTKDVADVTPEDGNVTVTVRVLSVGQRSIQYQGEEQVIREGEFADETGKISYTAWEDFGFEPGDSITVGNAGVREWDGRPELNVGQSSTVAVETTPVETPYEVGGDSDLVSLRSGDRGRNVEVRVLESEERVIDGRDGETTIRSGVVADETGRLPFTDWKARSELREGHDFRFEDVYVREFRGVPQVNLSEFTTVTPLAREVDVDDEAPRMGIAEAVGSGGLFDVELVGNVLEVRDGSGLIERCPECGRVLQNGQCRSHGDVDGEDDMRVKAIVDDGTGTVTAVLDRDLTEELYGGTMDEAMAAARDAMDKEVVADEIRERIVGREYRVRGNLSVDDYGASVEAGEFERSTEEPAARASALLAEVRS from the coding sequence ATGGACGTAGACGAACACGCCGAGGAGCTCGCCTCCGCCCTCGGGGTTGACAAAGCGGAGGTTCGATCCGACCTGGAGAACCTGCTGTCGTACAGTGTACCGATCGACGAAGCCAAACAGAGCATCCGCCGGAAGCACGGCGGCGACGGCGGCGACGCGACGCCGACGACGAAGGACGTCGCCGATGTCACGCCCGAGGACGGGAACGTCACCGTGACGGTTCGGGTGCTCTCGGTCGGCCAGCGATCGATTCAGTACCAGGGCGAAGAACAGGTCATCCGCGAGGGTGAGTTCGCCGACGAGACCGGGAAGATCTCCTACACGGCGTGGGAGGACTTCGGGTTCGAGCCCGGCGACTCGATCACCGTCGGTAACGCCGGCGTCCGCGAGTGGGACGGCCGGCCCGAACTGAACGTCGGTCAGTCCTCGACGGTCGCCGTCGAGACGACGCCCGTCGAGACCCCCTACGAGGTCGGCGGCGACTCGGACCTCGTTTCCCTCCGGTCTGGCGACCGCGGCCGGAACGTCGAGGTGCGCGTCCTCGAATCCGAGGAGCGCGTCATCGACGGCCGGGACGGCGAGACCACGATCCGCTCGGGCGTCGTCGCCGACGAGACCGGACGGCTGCCCTTCACCGACTGGAAGGCCCGCTCGGAACTCCGAGAGGGCCACGACTTCCGCTTCGAGGACGTCTACGTGCGGGAGTTCCGCGGCGTCCCGCAGGTGAACCTCTCGGAGTTCACGACGGTCACGCCGCTGGCCCGGGAAGTCGATGTCGACGACGAGGCCCCGCGGATGGGCATCGCCGAGGCGGTCGGTTCCGGGGGCCTCTTCGACGTCGAACTCGTCGGCAATGTCCTCGAAGTCCGCGACGGCTCCGGGCTCATCGAGCGCTGTCCGGAGTGCGGCCGCGTGCTCCAGAACGGCCAGTGTCGGAGCCACGGCGACGTCGACGGCGAGGACGATATGCGCGTGAAGGCGATCGTCGACGACGGCACCGGCACGGTGACGGCGGTGCTCGACCGCGACCTCACCGAGGAACTCTACGGCGGGACGATGGACGAGGCGATGGCGGCCGCCCGCGACGCGATGGACAAGGAGGTCGTCGCCGACGAGATCCGCGAGCGCATCGTCGGCCGTGAGTACCGCGTGCGCGGGAACCTCTCGGTCGACGACTACGGCGCGAGCGTCGAGGCGGGCGAGTTCGAGCGCTCGACTGAGGAACCGGCCGCGCGTGCGAGCGCGCTGCTCGCGGAGGTGCGGTCGTGA
- a CDS encoding TIGR04206 family protein, translated as MSSPGSDAGGDVGADGRDARGDDAGTDESGTPGAADTDARVEARFARVAPGAHSTVGTVLLLLALLFVPWSVQVFSGRDATFVFAWGLLNTNPPSVTTLYEFLFVYTRGLPEYILAWPLSTVLYGGALVSAVSGWLVGWEDPRVTGGLLAVAAVAQLQLAWGFSLQPTRTAWPVGALALLSVAWWCYWPAVRASFDPED; from the coding sequence GTGTCGTCGCCCGGAAGTGACGCCGGCGGCGACGTCGGGGCCGACGGGAGGGACGCTCGCGGCGACGACGCCGGGACCGACGAGAGTGGCACTCCCGGCGCCGCGGACACCGACGCCCGCGTCGAGGCCCGGTTCGCCCGCGTCGCTCCCGGGGCGCATTCGACCGTCGGAACCGTCCTCCTGCTGCTCGCGCTGCTTTTCGTTCCCTGGTCGGTCCAGGTGTTCTCCGGCCGCGACGCGACCTTCGTGTTCGCGTGGGGGCTGCTCAACACGAACCCGCCGTCGGTGACGACGCTCTACGAGTTTCTCTTCGTGTACACGCGCGGGTTGCCGGAGTACATCCTCGCGTGGCCGCTCTCGACCGTCCTGTACGGAGGGGCGCTCGTGAGCGCCGTCTCCGGGTGGCTGGTCGGGTGGGAAGATCCGCGGGTCACCGGCGGCCTGTTGGCGGTCGCGGCGGTCGCCCAACTGCAACTGGCGTGGGGATTCTCCCTCCAGCCCACCCGCACGGCGTGGCCGGTCGGCGCGCTCGCGCTGCTGTCGGTCGCGTGGTGGTGCTACTGGCCGGCGGTTCGCGCGTCCTTCGATCCGGAGGACTGA
- the dph5 gene encoding diphthine synthase, whose product MLTFIGLGLYDERSITVEGRETLADVDRAFAEFYTSHLVGATVEDLSAAHGVDIEVRDRAGVEQHPEAILDAAEDEHVAFLTAGDTMISTTHVDLRLRAVERGIETRVVHGVTAQTAASGLTGLQNYRFGKAVTLPFPYAHGADGVPESVVDSIEANRERGLHTVVYLDIKAERDEYMTADVAAEMLAADWADALGVAVARAGSPDPTVAADRLSALADRDFGDPLHLLVIPGDLHHLESDALATLGGAPDDVLAETER is encoded by the coding sequence ATGCTCACGTTCATCGGTCTCGGGCTCTACGACGAGCGTTCGATCACCGTCGAGGGACGGGAGACGCTCGCCGACGTCGACCGCGCGTTCGCGGAGTTCTACACGAGTCACCTCGTCGGCGCGACCGTCGAGGACCTCTCGGCGGCGCACGGCGTCGACATCGAGGTCCGGGACCGCGCGGGCGTCGAACAGCACCCCGAGGCGATCCTCGACGCTGCCGAGGACGAGCACGTCGCCTTCCTCACCGCCGGCGACACGATGATCTCGACGACGCACGTCGACCTCCGACTCCGAGCGGTCGAGCGCGGCATCGAGACCCGCGTCGTGCACGGTGTCACGGCGCAGACCGCCGCCAGCGGCCTCACCGGGCTCCAGAACTACCGCTTCGGGAAGGCCGTCACGCTGCCGTTTCCCTACGCCCACGGGGCGGACGGCGTCCCCGAGAGCGTGGTCGACTCGATCGAGGCCAACCGCGAGCGCGGCCTCCACACCGTGGTCTACCTCGACATCAAGGCCGAGCGCGACGAGTATATGACCGCCGACGTCGCAGCCGAGATGCTCGCGGCGGACTGGGCGGACGCCCTCGGCGTCGCCGTCGCCCGCGCCGGAAGCCCGGACCCTACCGTCGCGGCCGACCGCCTCTCGGCGCTGGCCGACCGCGACTTCGGCGACCCGCTGCACCTGCTCGTGATCCCCGGCGACCTCCACCACCTCGAGTCCGACGCGCTCGCGACGCTGGGGGGCGCGCCGGACGACGTCCTGGCCGAAACCGAGCGGTGA
- a CDS encoding OBG GTPase family GTP-binding protein yields the protein MGLEEEIEEIREEIAETPYNKSTEAHIGRLKAKLAEKKEKLENQSGSGGGHGYAVEKTGDVTVALVGFPSVGKSTLINALTNADSEVGEYEFTTLDVNPGMLKHNGANIQILDVPGLIEGAAGGRGGGKEVLSVVRTADLVVFLLSVFEIDRYERLSQELYNNKIRLDASPPNVTISKRGKGGIQVTTADDVDLDEDTIAGVLREHGYVNADVTVRGDITIDELIDGIMDNRVYLPSIVAVNKADLIDRDYLPTVEEDLREVGVDPDDAIFISAEAEKGLDALKEELWDALGLIRVYMDKPGRGVDYDEPLVLMEGENTVDDALDKLGGTLDERFRFARVTGPSAKHDEQQVGRDHELQDEDVLRVVARK from the coding sequence ATGGGACTGGAGGAAGAGATCGAAGAGATCCGCGAGGAGATCGCCGAGACGCCGTACAACAAGTCGACCGAGGCGCACATCGGTCGGCTGAAGGCGAAGCTCGCGGAGAAGAAAGAGAAACTCGAAAACCAGTCCGGAAGCGGCGGCGGTCACGGTTACGCGGTCGAGAAAACCGGCGACGTGACCGTCGCCCTCGTCGGCTTTCCGAGCGTCGGCAAGTCGACGCTGATCAACGCGCTCACCAACGCCGACAGCGAGGTCGGCGAGTACGAGTTCACGACGCTCGACGTCAATCCGGGGATGCTCAAACACAACGGCGCGAACATCCAGATCCTCGACGTGCCGGGCCTCATCGAGGGCGCGGCAGGCGGCCGCGGCGGCGGCAAGGAAGTTCTCTCCGTCGTCCGGACCGCGGACCTAGTCGTCTTTCTCCTCTCGGTGTTCGAGATCGACCGCTACGAGCGGCTGAGCCAGGAGTTGTACAACAACAAGATCCGCCTGGACGCGTCGCCGCCGAACGTCACTATCTCCAAGCGCGGGAAGGGCGGCATCCAGGTGACGACCGCCGACGACGTCGACCTCGACGAGGACACGATCGCCGGCGTCCTCCGCGAGCACGGCTACGTCAACGCCGACGTGACCGTCCGCGGCGACATCACGATCGACGAACTCATCGACGGCATCATGGACAACCGCGTCTACCTGCCGTCGATCGTCGCCGTCAACAAGGCGGACCTCATCGACCGCGACTACCTCCCGACGGTCGAGGAGGACCTCCGCGAGGTCGGGGTCGACCCCGACGACGCCATCTTCATCAGCGCCGAGGCCGAGAAGGGCCTCGACGCGCTGAAGGAGGAACTCTGGGACGCGCTGGGGCTCATCCGGGTGTATATGGACAAGCCGGGCCGGGGCGTCGACTACGACGAACCGCTGGTGCTGATGGAGGGCGAGAACACCGTCGACGACGCCCTCGACAAACTCGGCGGGACGCTGGACGAGCGGTTCCGGTTCGCCCGCGTCACCGGTCCGAGCGCGAAACACGACGAACAGCAGGTCGGCCGCGATCACGAACTTCAGGACGAGGACGTCCTCCGTGTCGTCGCCCGGAAGTGA
- a CDS encoding cbb3-type cytochrome c oxidase subunit I, producing the protein MGLFLIAVAAWLARVENWRSYTPVAGGGAFGQKESYGSEEKPSGVIRWLTTVDHKDIGILYGAYGLIAFAVGGLMVVVMRIELIDPGMSLISNTFYNSLLTSHGITMLFLFGTPIIAAFANYLVPLLIGADDMAFPRINAIAFWLLPPAALLIWAGFFPLPDVIPAQTAWTMYTPLSTGAGAGNQANAGVDLMLLGLHLSGVSATMGSINFIATIFTERGEDVSWANLDIFSWTILTQSGLILFAFPLLGSAIVMLLFDRNFGTTFFSGEGGAILWQHLFWFFGHPEVYILVLPPMGIVSYVIPRFSGRRLFGFKFVVYSTLAIGVLSFGVWAHHMFATGMDPRLRASFMAVSLAIAIPSAVKTFNWITTMWNGRVRLTTPMLFSVGFVSNFIIGGVTGVFLASIPIDLVLHDTYYVVGHFHYVVMGAIAFAGFSGLYYWFPLYTGRMYQKTLGKAHFWLSMIGTNITFFAMILLGYGGMPRRYATFLPQFATLHQLATLGALILLVGQIIFVWNFVQSWLEGPEIDDGDPWNLRQSGLYTAEWDWFDQKQQTAIADGGEADDEAALTDGGHVDDADDAASDT; encoded by the coding sequence ATGGGGCTCTTCCTCATCGCCGTCGCCGCGTGGCTCGCGCGGGTCGAAAACTGGCGCTCGTACACCCCCGTCGCGGGTGGCGGTGCCTTCGGGCAGAAGGAAAGCTACGGTTCCGAAGAGAAGCCGTCCGGCGTCATTCGGTGGCTGACGACGGTCGACCACAAGGACATCGGCATCCTCTACGGCGCGTACGGACTCATCGCGTTCGCCGTCGGTGGACTGATGGTCGTCGTGATGCGGATCGAACTCATCGATCCCGGGATGTCGCTCATCTCGAACACGTTCTACAACTCGCTACTGACGAGTCACGGCATCACGATGCTGTTCCTCTTCGGGACGCCGATCATCGCGGCGTTCGCGAACTACCTCGTCCCCCTGCTGATCGGGGCCGACGATATGGCGTTCCCGCGGATCAACGCCATCGCGTTCTGGCTGCTCCCGCCCGCCGCGCTGCTCATCTGGGCGGGCTTCTTCCCGCTGCCGGACGTCATCCCGGCCCAGACGGCCTGGACGATGTACACGCCGCTGTCGACCGGCGCGGGTGCGGGTAACCAGGCCAACGCCGGTGTCGACCTGATGCTCCTCGGACTACACCTCTCGGGCGTCTCCGCGACGATGGGATCGATCAACTTCATCGCGACCATCTTCACCGAGCGCGGCGAGGACGTCTCCTGGGCGAACCTCGACATCTTCTCGTGGACGATCCTCACCCAGTCGGGGCTCATCCTGTTCGCGTTCCCGCTCCTGGGCAGCGCGATCGTGATGCTGCTGTTCGACCGCAACTTCGGAACGACGTTCTTCTCCGGCGAGGGCGGCGCGATCCTCTGGCAACACCTGTTCTGGTTCTTCGGTCACCCCGAAGTCTACATCCTCGTGCTGCCGCCGATGGGGATCGTCAGCTACGTGATCCCGCGGTTCTCGGGGCGTCGGCTGTTCGGGTTCAAGTTCGTCGTCTACTCCACGCTCGCGATCGGCGTGCTCTCCTTCGGCGTCTGGGCGCACCACATGTTCGCGACGGGGATGGACCCGCGGCTCCGCGCCTCGTTCATGGCCGTCTCGCTCGCGATCGCGATACCGAGCGCGGTGAAGACGTTCAACTGGATCACGACGATGTGGAACGGTCGGGTTCGGCTCACGACTCCGATGCTGTTCTCGGTCGGGTTCGTCTCGAACTTCATCATCGGGGGCGTCACCGGCGTCTTCCTCGCGTCGATCCCGATCGACCTCGTGCTGCACGACACCTACTACGTCGTCGGGCACTTCCACTACGTCGTGATGGGCGCGATCGCCTTCGCCGGGTTCTCGGGACTCTACTACTGGTTCCCGCTGTACACCGGTCGGATGTACCAGAAGACCCTCGGGAAGGCGCACTTCTGGCTGTCGATGATCGGGACGAACATCACGTTCTTCGCGATGATCCTGCTCGGGTACGGCGGGATGCCGCGCCGGTACGCGACGTTCCTCCCGCAGTTCGCGACGCTGCACCAGCTCGCGACCCTGGGCGCGCTGATACTGCTCGTCGGGCAGATCATCTTCGTCTGGAACTTCGTCCAGTCGTGGCTCGAGGGTCCGGAGATCGACGACGGCGACCCGTGGAACCTCCGGCAGTCCGGCCTCTACACCGCCGAGTGGGACTGGTTCGACCAGAAGCAGCAGACGGCGATCGCCGACGGCGGTGAGGCGGACGACGAGGCAGCGCTGACGGACGGCGGCCACGTCGACGACGCGGACGACGCCGCGTCCGACACGTAA
- a CDS encoding DUF6684 family protein has protein sequence MANKIFDRDTLLDLTVNVVPLFIIAFFVVAFAVIAPFGIDPLASAIQFGLLAVPFVLLAILTYFAGRAVAGSEQSGEVYLPGQAGVRGAKPLEEDEAPAAVDPDADEADSAAIEGETGDETDDGADDADAASDSDGEDA, from the coding sequence ATGGCGAACAAGATCTTCGATCGGGACACGCTGTTGGACCTCACGGTCAACGTCGTCCCCCTGTTCATCATCGCGTTCTTCGTCGTCGCGTTCGCGGTGATCGCCCCGTTCGGCATCGACCCGCTCGCGTCGGCGATCCAGTTCGGACTGCTGGCCGTGCCGTTCGTGCTGCTCGCGATCCTGACGTATTTCGCCGGCCGAGCGGTCGCCGGCAGCGAGCAGTCGGGCGAGGTCTATCTCCCGGGACAGGCTGGCGTCAGAGGTGCCAAGCCGCTCGAAGAGGACGAGGCGCCGGCGGCGGTCGACCCCGACGCCGACGAGGCTGATTCCGCGGCCATCGAGGGCGAGACGGGCGACGAAACCGACGACGGTGCGGACGACGCCGACGCCGCTTCGGACTCGGACGGCGAAGACGCCTGA